The sequence CAGGGAAATTACGAGACCCTGGAAGGAACGGGAGCCAACCTCTTCTACCTCCTCATGATAAAGTGCCCCGTAGTAGCCAAGAGACTCGGGGGAAAGGTGGGAGACCTGGTGGTAAAGGGTGAGAGATTTGGGTGAAATCGATTCCGAGGAAATGGGGAGGTTGGATGAGGAGACGGAAAAGTTTGGAGTTCCCAGGCTTCTCCTGATGGAAAATGCGGGAAGCTCGGTAGCCAAGTTCATCCTCAGAACCTTTGGAAAGAGAAGGGTGCTCATCTTCTGCGGAACAGGAAACAATGGGGGAGATGGTTTGGTGGCGGCCAGGCATCTAGCCTCCTATGGTGTGAAGGTGGGAGTGGTGATGGTGGGGGATCCTTCCAAGATCAGGACCCCAGAGGCCCGTCTGAATTGGGAAGTGGTGAGGAAGATGGAAAGCGTGGAGAAGATCCTCCTGGAGGAGCTGGAGAAGAGGGAGGGAAAGGGGTGGGAAGTGATAGTGGATGCCATGCTCGGAACGGGAGTGAGGGGAAGCCTGAGGGAACCCTACCTTTCGGCCGTAAGATGGATCAATCGGTCCGGTCTTCCGGTGGTGGCCGTGGATACTCCCACAGGCCTCGACCCTTCCACGGGAGAGATATGCGGGGAGGCCGTAAAGGCCACCTTCACCCTGACCTTCCACAGGA comes from Candidatus Hadarchaeales archaeon and encodes:
- a CDS encoding NAD(P)H-hydrate epimerase, which encodes MRDLGEIDSEEMGRLDEETEKFGVPRLLLMENAGSSVAKFILRTFGKRRVLIFCGTGNNGGDGLVAARHLASYGVKVGVVMVGDPSKIRTPEARLNWEVVRKMESVEKILLEELEKREGKGWEVIVDAMLGTGVRGSLREPYLSAVRWINRSGLPVVAVDTPTGLDPSTGEICGEAVKATFTLTFHRMKKGLPKAPHYTGNLLVEGIGIPPEAEKMALGSLPPPPSPEPACLVSACLLGVRCRWDGKEKEEPKVRGLVGRRMMVPICPEVLGGLGIPREPMKLTGKGEEVWEGKAKVLTEGGRDVTEEMKRGAKEVLKVAEILGIREALLKERSPSCGREGVTATLLRREGFLLRWEDEL